CTTTTGCCGAGAtcagggacgggacgggactgGCAGGGCACGTGCCTGGCAGGGCTAGTGTGAATGCTTGCATAGGAATACATTGAACAATACTGGACTGTCCCAGGCATGGCACGTTCCTGGCAGATGCCTGGCAGTATGGTGTGAATCAAGCCTAAAAGTCAATAACTTATCCAGCTCCTTACAATGTTCACTACTTGTACTATTGTTACATATGACTCtcgttcttattttctattacttAAAACTATCAGGAACTATCTGGAAATCATCACAGCAGGTACCCCTAGCCGAGATAAGACAAGCACTCATAGCTCCGCCGGAAGGTGTCACGCTGCCTCCCAAGTGactcacttcccctcacgccACAATGATGGTCTTAAGAAGTTCTTCAGTGAGGTATTATTACATTTTgtcccatacacacacaaaaatacagtaTTACCTTGGCACTCATATTGAAATTTGAATATTACAgtattaaataacaaaaaagtggAATGTCATCTAACAAAacagacgaaagagagagagagagagagagagagagagagagagagagagagagagagagagagagaactgtaaaCCCCCCTTGCATACATACTGCACGAGATAAGGTGAGCAAGCAACAAAGTGTGGGAGTGTAAGGCTGCACCCCAACCCCCTCGCGTGCAGCCCCAAAGAGGAATGTGAACCAGCCAACAAAGGTGTTCGTTCTCTCAGCCCACATCACAGTGCAGGGCTTTCCACCATGCCTACACTCTGCCACGCCTCAGTTCTCTCAGTAGGATGTCCAGCCTTTGACAAACGTTTGATTACAAAGAGATGACAGCCCACTAAAACACCATTGCGCGGCTGGTTCAAAGTGACGTCCGTGATGTAAGGGCCGTCAGAACGGAGAGTTGGTGTTACGTAAACTAAGTCAAATAGGTCGCGGTAAAGAGAGATGGTGCACTGAACACACATCATAATGGGTGCAAGTAAAAGGGAATTATTGTTCGTCTCTTGTGTTTGTAAATCTCAAcattgctactctctctctctctctctctctctctctctctctctctcgtcatctgATTAGTTTTATTTCCGCGTGataacagattttttttctcagaagcaagttttacattttcattacctctttctcactttctttactcGAGTGTATCTGTCTCCTTTCTGCCCTAACGCACTACACAGGCATAAGACagatcatgttttatttttacagttctatACAGCTGCCGGTAATACGtaaagatggatggaaaaagTGCCATACAGCTGAGGACGGTTTTGGCGCTCAAGTTTCTCCGGTACACATGCGCAGTCATCTCCCGGGACTGacacctccacccacaccccCTGAGGCACGCTGCTGACTCCACCAGTTTTGCTCGCTCCACCGCGCACATGCCACTTGAACTAATGGCACATGTATATAATATCAACACGTTGTCTGAAGTATAATTAAGATAAATCCAGAGTAGAAAATGAAAGTGAGGTATCGTAACTACCCCAGTCCCTCGTCCTCCggccctccacccctcccctccctgtggCTACCCCTGCATCTCAGGCACCTCTCCCTGCATACCTTCTTCGTAATTACTTTTGTACCTCTCCCATCCTATGATATATATTTATAATGCAACCTACtagttgccacacacacacacacacacacacacacacacacacacacacacacgttaaaccACGCCTTGTTGTGTGAAGAAAAATGTTCTCAAACACTGGCTGCCCACAACAATAAGTAATCATTCTGGCACCCGAGTCACTTCCGTTCCACGAGATACACGGAGTGAGCGAGCCACACACGAGCACACCCTCGCTGCACCACATAAACACACCGCCCTCGGGCACCAACTTCACTCATGACCGAGTTTCACCTTCACGAAAGGAAAAGTTAAGCGTAAAAGaaagtattagtgtgtgtgtgtgtgtgtgtgtgtgtgtgtgtgtgtgtgtaaaactcgCTAAGGTTAGCACAACCCCACACGGTCCCCTCAGTCTACCCCGCCACCACCGCTATGCTTGCCTACATGGACACATggacacacctacacaacacaTGTGCTGTAGTACTCACCTGGCCGAGATTGTTAAATCCATATTTTGAGGCTACTTCATTAGCTGTCTCCTTACCAGCAGGAATGACCACAGCAAACTGATTATGATACACAATTCTCTTAGAGCTATCATGGTCGTGCTCAGCTATGGCGGGCGAACACCAAATAGTAGCCCATATAGCCACAAGGCAAAGTAGTTCTGTCCGGGTCATGGTAAGCACTAACCGACACGCAACTGCGTCTTGCACATCACAAGCTACGACTAACCCTCCTGTCAGCTGTACCTCTCCATTTCACTGACTCGTTCGCGCACTGGCCGCCAGAGGAGCGCGCTACCAAAACAAATCATTACTGCACCGCTTTCTCTCTCCCGCCACCCAAGTTTAGGGGTGACTGCTGCAAATCGGGTACCCAGCTGAAGAGATGGACTGGAGGTGGAACTGCAAAAAATtgagagcaagaaaagaagatgcaACGGACAAGAACACCGGGAGAAGACTTGGCGCTAAGGAAACAGCGAAAGTTGAAGAACAATAGGAAGAAGATTATGTATAAGACATCAAAGTTATTGTATCTATTATCATATATTTAtacatatctatttctaatagaAAATATTTAACAAAAAACATGCGTATCCGTCTATCCAAATTGTTCTTTACTTATCGTGAAtaggtacatacatacaagtcTTGGAAAATTCCACTGTGCACTGAAAATTGTTACAGAtatggaaatctctctctctctctctctctctctctctctctctctctctctctctctctctctctctctctctctctctaagaactaAATGATACAGGAAAAGGTTAATTAATTGTTGTAGTTCTCTTTCTCCAAAACCtaatcaaaagaaataaacagggaaaaaaagatcTACAAAAAGGTGTTCTTAATAAAACAGTAAAGCAGACAGCAGTATTACAAATATCAAATAAAGGACAAAGTTCATATAGTTCCGGAAGTACTTTGATACTCTTCTCTTACAATATACTAACAATGCAGTGCAGTGAACAGTACTACTATCACTTGTGCAATTCTTATCGACTGTGGCGGAAAGCAAATGGAACAACCTCCGCGGGTGGAGGCTCGCTCCCAAACACAATTAAGAAAGTTAAAACTGGTAACTAATTGGGCAATTACGATGTCCAAGTCTTTAAAAAAGAAGTTCAGCTAAACTTGAGCCATTTGTGCTAACGTCGTCCGTTGAGAATTTCAGAGCAAGTTGCCGAGGTGGGATGCTCCCAGGTGTGCCGGAGAGAATTAAGGGAACTGACCACGCCACAGCCAATAAACACCTCCCAGGATGACGAAAAATTTAATGCTAAAGAAGGATGTGCGGAAGAATGAGTGATCCATTCATGATTAAATTGGCATATAtctaaataagaaaatgaatagaagtTATATttgataaaaatgcatcttgTGGTGATTTAGATATCCGAGCATAATATTTTGCCATGATCAAGGCTCGCTCTGGCCACGATAAACTTCCTGAGCATCCTGCAAGTCCTTGTCGTGTGGTAAGTGTATTGGTTCAGACCACGATAAATTCACAGTGAATATTGATCACACGATAACTCGTTAGTGGCCAACTGATGataaggaagagacaaaatacTATTGGAGAATCATAAGCTTCTCAGTTATCTATATCGGCTACCTTTCTGATCCAAGCTACCCTATCCCATTTCTCCTCACTCATCATTTTGCATGGCCTACCCTCTTTCAACATTCTTAATCGGAATCACTTTACTCCAGTTATCCATCTACTATCAATTTACCTCATGATCGCCCAtatccacgttttttttttttttttttgacagtgGCTAATCAACATCAAGATAAGTTCAATCTTGAGAGCCAATAGTGATAAGGACAGATCGTATAGAGATAAAGGAATTGGAGATAAGGTATCGGTCCTACATATGCGGGGAAAGTGGAGGCTGCACTGTCACCATACCTGAGCCAGCTTATCATCAGCCAAACACAGGTAAGATCTTGACTCGCATTTTGAAACCATTTGAATATACTCTTACAAGAACTAATTACAAAGATCACAAAGAAGTTGGGTTCTCACAGGTGTTTTTTCCCATTACTTTTGTATAATCCTTGATGCAATATCACTACCACCTTGAAAATGGCATTAAAAACTTGTAGAGCTTCCACTATACAGCCTCTTAAAGGTAGTCGAGATAAGACTTCGTTTCATTTAACATGACTTGTgtgtaaaggaacacaaaaccgcacaacattattactattggaCACTATATCAAAATTACACTTCgttatttccttttaataatgagagagagagagagagagagagagagagagagagagagagagagagagagagagagagagagagagagagagagagagagagagagagattgctaaatagatggatagatagatagataaatggatagataaatcgatagatagataaataaataaacagatagatagttagatagtaaaaaaaatgttacgttAAACctttgtgtttcactgtttgatctgctgcagtctctgacgagacagccagacgttaccctacggaacgagctcagagctcattatttccgatcttcggataggcctgagaccaggcacacaccacacaccgggacaacaaggtcacacacaactcctcgatttccatcccgtacctactcactgctaggtgaacagagcccacacgtgaaaggagacacacccaaatatctccactcggccgcggaatcgaatcccggtcctctggcttgtgtgtgtgtgtgtgtttcactgtttgatctgctgcagtctctgacgagacagccagacgttaccctacggaacgagctcagagctcattatttccgatcttcggataggcctgagaccaggcacacaccacacaccgggacaacaaggtcacaactcctcgatttacatcccgtacctactcactgctaggtgaacaggggctacacgtgaaagtagacacacccaaatatctccactcggccgcggaatcgaatcccggtcgtctggcttgtgtgtgtgtgtgtgtgtttcactgtttgatctgctgcagtctctgacgagacagccagacgttaccctacggaacgagctcagagctcattatttccgatcttcggataggcctgagaccaggcacacaccacacaccgggacaacaaggtcacaactcctcgatttacatcccgtacctactcgctactaggtgaacaggggctacacgtgaaaggagacacacccaaatatctccacccggccgggaaatcgaaccccggtcctctggcttgtgaagccagcgctctaaccactgagctaccgggcgtgtgtgtgtgtgtgtgtgtgtgtgtgtgtgtgtgtgtgtgtgtgactgcgtatgcgtgtgtgtgtgtgtaaacgagGCACATCTTCAAGTCAAGTATCCCTGAATGTGATTCCAGCAATAAACACTTCAGCCGTCGCTCCATCAGTGTGTAGTATGCCCGGTATCTCCACTTTTGATTTCCTACTCTGGCTTTGCTTTCATACATGCTGGTGACTCAAATCAATGGCCGTGTCGCATTCGCTTCTCTACACGCTGAAGTTATGATGTCGAGAGAGATTTGTGTggcacttcttttttttttttttttcgatacgGCTTTATGtaattgtgttatttttccaaGAACTTAAATTATATTGCTATTCTTCTCAGGTTTGTAGCTTGATTAGAGTTGCTAATATTTTTCACAGTTATCattaatggatagatagatagatagatagatagatagacagatggatagatagacagacagacagacagacaaatagatacgtatatacatacctatatacatacatacttacatacatacatacttacatacatacatacataaatatatacgtagatgcatacatacatatataagtaaatgaataaataactaaatcaaatagacagacaagtaaatacgtaaacaaataaaaatgattaACTCATGATTGTTAACCATCAGAAATAAATGCATGGAGACAAATTCTCTAAACATATATAGTGATTTGCTGAAcagcaatttctctctcttgttcgtaAGGACTTTGCAAAAATTAAAATTATGCAAAACTTAACAGCATTATAaagtctttataagcatctgcaagaaagaaaggaaataaaattatTTGATTTCGCAATTTCTATCAAGTATAAACTTTGGAACTGCCTGTAAATTAGTCAAagatgtttcagagagagattagtaatCAATGACAGATGTGTCAAAttccattgaaaaaaaaatccaagccTAGAGAGAGGAAGTTGTACGAGATGTAAAATctacaaaatgaaagaatagtgaTTTTAAATAGCAATTCTGAGCAATACAAAagttgagcagcagcagcagcatggcaTCAAAGAGACACCCACAAAGCCACAATGGAATATTAAACAACGATTGGAGTGGATTTTTCTTATTAGTGTCTGGATAAAATATTGTATATAGTTTAAACCATATGAAGGTGATCTTTTTATATGTATAGTGTTCTACATTAGCAGGCACTACTTCTTATTCTGCTATGTTCTCTTCACTCTTGCCAGACAGCACTATGATTGTCCTTGTGATAGTGTCGATATTCTTCCTATTCGGCTTCCTGTGGCCCTTAATGCAAGAGATGGAAAGACGAGACGCCCTTCTCCTCAACGCCACATTAAGGCAAGCGATACTCTctccagtagtgtgtgtgtgtgtgtgtgtgtgtgtgtgtgtaattttaattttaaggcaagaaggaaagataacgaAATGTTCATCGAATGCCACCTTTCACAGTTGAATAACCAATGAAATATATTGATAGTGCCCTCAGGAAATAAAGGCAAATTTTACGAGTGTAATGATACGTAATGTTTTAACCCTAAACTCTTAATTATTTTGAGTTGAGCAACCTCATTTGCAATGCCATTGTTCTTCCGGGCAAGGCAAAAACAATTCTTTTCTTAATCAACGTAATTAATACCAACATTTGGCTTTCGTTTCCGTCCATTTAATGTATTTTGGGTTCCAAGCCCGTTAGAACATTCATAACCACTAAggtacagcagagagagagagagagagagagagagagagagaatggcttcCATTGTTTCAGTAAGTTATAAAGCGCATTTAAGTCTTCATTAACAAACAATAAGTCACAAGAAGAGAAATACTTTGTAAACAATCCTCCAAATATCCATATTTATGACGAAATTAACCAATTTTATtaaagataactctctctctctctctctctctctctctctctctctctctcatgcttccACTTCACTCCTGCAGTAATAATGCGACCCAGTTTGTGAGTGAAGCGTGGCTACGAACTGGAGGAATGCTGGCCAACGCAACTGAGGACGAACTCAAGGGCGCGGCCAGACCCATGCAACCTGATTGGTCCCTCGTCCTCGGCACCTTCCACCACATCAAGGACGAAAACTTTGAGGAGTTCCTCATCGCTGCTGGTACACTTCAGGAGAATGGAATCTAAGTGATGGatgtggggaggggggaagggtctTAACAGTCatatttgtttactttagtagtggtgatggtggtggtgatattgatgttaatgatggtggtggtggtggtggtgttcattgTTTCATGTTACAGAGAAAGGATTAAAGGATGATGTATCAGTAGTAGTGAGAGGGTTAAATCAATCTATCAGTTGTCTCCTGGCAGGCTTATCGTTCTTCACGCGGACCATCATTCTCAACACCTCCCCCTCCGTCACCTTCGAGCGGGTGTTCCAAGACGACGATGACTACTATGACCTCCCAAGTGATAACTACCCAAGTATGTGTACAATGAGTCAGTCGGAGTCAGTcaattaatatctctctctctctctctctctctctctctctctcattatcacctCTCTTAGTTTGGAGGTGTGTAATAACCTGTACTTCTTCACGCCGAGTAGATTCCTGGATTTCCTTGCTGCCTGCGGCAGGAGGTGACCTGACTTCCCGCGTGGTAGCTGCGGGGAGAGGTCTGGGTGGCTGGGAACCTTTACTGGCTACGGTAGATGACCCAGTTCTCCGTGTGTCGTCGGCTGAGACGTCCTCATGTTCGGTCTCCTCGCTATCGCCGTTATCTTTGtccctctcgtcctcttcctcttcttcttccacgtcTTCTTCAGCCGCTGCTTCcacgtcctcctctttttgtgGTCGGTAGATGTGTCGGACGTCGTCATCTTGCGCCTCTCTACGGTGGTCTCTGGGGCCGGGACGGCGTGTTGGTCTCATCTTGGAACGAGATGGGGCGGAAAAGGCGCTCAGAGGTATGGAGATCACGGGGAGCCCATTGTGCTGCAGGAGGATCGGTATGAGCTCTTGTAGGCGGCGAAGATCTGTCCCTGCAATG
Above is a genomic segment from Portunus trituberculatus isolate SZX2019 chromosome 40, ASM1759143v1, whole genome shotgun sequence containing:
- the LOC123515807 gene encoding neuroendocrine convertase 1-like isoform X2 is translated as MTRTELLCLVAIWATIWCSPAIAEHDHDSSKRIVYHNQFAVVIPAGKETANEVASKYGFNNLGQIGSLKHHYLFEHKHVHKRSADPAHDHHQNLDTDHRVSVAIRNGNGSGVLFQVRQGTKSLHS
- the LOC123515807 gene encoding neuroendocrine convertase 1-like isoform X3, producing MTRTELLCLVAIWATIWCSPAIAEHDHDSSKRIVYHNQFAVVIPAGKETANEVASKYGFNNLGQIGSLKHHYLFEHKHVHKRSADPAHDHHQNLDTDHRVSSGDEEVNEGEGSVFGSASR
- the LOC123516122 gene encoding uncharacterized protein LOC123516122, whose amino-acid sequence is MIVLVIVSIFFLFGFLWPLMQEMERRDALLLNATLSNNATQFVSEAWLRTGGMLANATEDELKGAARPMQPDWSLVLGTFHHIKDENFEEFLIAAGLSFFTRTIILNTSPSVTFERVFQDDDDYYDLPSDNYPNVKYLDGEGGGGDWEYQKDKKFQMVLTTSSLVTLKQRFRLGHPFTKQDFDGTPSKNTVTFVAPNVLYHFKEKENVNTSIYHNFDKEGLITTIISGRTGMQARRHFHRGDDD